In Perca fluviatilis chromosome 14, GENO_Pfluv_1.0, whole genome shotgun sequence, a genomic segment contains:
- the LOC120572663 gene encoding copper chaperone for superoxide dismutase-like has protein sequence MASAVNRYSWFVSVSRKVGSYLFNSSLFIAQAATCTNNMDSVRPTKLEFAVQMTCERCAVKVRAALEGKPGVTSVSIDVGKEEVLVESALTSAEVQALIESTGRRAVLKGIGGLEQDLGSAVAMLAGVGKIQGVVRFLQLSEERCLIDGTIDGLEPGPHGLHVHTLGDLTLGCISCGEHYNPFGRQHGGPGDSERHVGDLGNIVAGPDGRASFRQEDRQLKVWDVIGRSLVVDAAEDDLGRGNHPLSKQTGNSGERLACGIIARSAGLFQNPKQICACDGVTLWEERDRPIAGKGRSKANAETPAAHL, from the exons ATGGCGTCGGCCGTTAACAGGTACAGCTGGTTCGTTTCCGTTTCTAGAAAAGTGGGAAGTTATCTATTCAATTCATCACTGTTCATCGCCCAGGCGGCGACGTGCACCAACAACATGGACTCTGTGAGGCCAACCAAG CTGGAGTTTGCAGTGCAGATGACATGTGAGAGGTGCGCAGTTAAAGTCAGAGCTGCTCTGGAGGGTAAACCAG GAGTGACGTCTGTCAGTATCGATGTCGGTAAGGAGGAGGTGTTGGTAGAATCCGCTCTGACCAGTGCAGAAGTGCAGGCTCTGATAGAGAGCACTGGACGCAGGGCCGTGCTGAAAGGCATCGGAGGATTAGAGCAAG ACCTGGGTTCAGCAGTGGCCATGCTGGCTGGTGTGGGAAAGATCCAGGGGGTGGTGCGTTTCCTGCAGCTGTCTGAGGAGCGTTGCTTGATTGATGGGACCATAGATGGGTTGGAGCCTGGACCCCACGGTCTCCATGTCCACACCCTGGGGGACCTCACACTTGGCTGTATCAG TTGTGGAGAGCACTATAACCCCTTTGGAAGACAACACGGTGGTCCAGGGGACTCTGAAAGG CATGTAGGCGATCTGGGAAATATTGTTGCTGGACCAGATGGCAGAGCCTCATTTAGACAAGAGGACCGTCAGCTAAAg GTATGGGATGTGATTGGCCGATCGTTGGTGGTGGATGCAGCGGAGGACGACCTGGGTCGAGGCAATCACCCTCTCTCCAAACAGACTGGGAACTCTGGGGAAAG ACTGGCCTGTGGGATCATTGCCCGATCAGCAGGtcttttccaaaaccccaaGCAGATTTGTGCCTGTGACGGGGTCACGCTGTGGGAGGAGAGAGACCGGCCGATTGCTGGGAAAGGTCGAAGCAAGGCCAACGCAGAGACACCAGCAGCACACCTCTGA